A genome region from Campylobacter concisus includes the following:
- a CDS encoding single-stranded-DNA-specific exonuclease RecJ has protein sequence MLNKEDIRNLLAHRFCNDIHKKISEIPTPSALKDIYKGANRIKEAIEKNERIAIVGDYDVDGVVSSVILAEFFDDLGVKDYLVKIPNRFKDGYGLNPEIIDELSADVSLIITVDNGISANDAAIICKEKGIDLIITDHHMPPAVLPEAYAIINPKQEDCNFPNIEICGAEVAWYLVGALKDVFGLNYDMSKFLELLAIAIIADMMELRDMNRMLVRMGICKLNASKRSAFCVIKEFYGKDKFECDDISFLIAPLINSAGRMDDAMNSFNFLRAKSIEEAYNYLDTIIEFNNSRKEEERQLFECSLKDVKEDDEVIITWGEQWHEGVIGIVASRLAKHFAKPAIVFSIDKGRAKGSARSVGKLDILSLIASHEDLLTSYGGHKGAAGLTLAPENLEKFKEAINKSCSCLNMQECKSSDELLGDIMPSEIDFELLEILEFYEPYGQKNPRPVFKIKNALVKNERLIGRDQNHLKLILQKDNKTLEALFFNFTKHARVGEMIDIIFCISKNSFRGLVTPQLLIKEIL, from the coding sequence ATGCTAAATAAAGAGGATATAAGGAATTTACTAGCGCATAGATTTTGTAACGACATACATAAAAAAATTAGTGAAATTCCGACACCAAGTGCCTTAAAAGATATTTACAAAGGCGCTAATCGCATAAAAGAAGCGATCGAAAAAAACGAGCGCATAGCCATTGTGGGCGATTATGATGTTGATGGTGTGGTTTCAAGTGTGATTTTGGCCGAGTTTTTTGATGATCTTGGCGTAAAAGACTACCTAGTAAAAATTCCAAATAGATTTAAAGACGGATATGGGCTAAATCCTGAGATAATAGACGAACTCTCAGCTGATGTAAGCCTGATTATCACCGTTGATAACGGCATCTCTGCAAACGATGCGGCCATTATATGTAAAGAAAAAGGCATCGATCTTATTATTACTGATCATCACATGCCTCCAGCTGTTCTCCCAGAAGCTTATGCGATCATTAATCCAAAACAAGAGGACTGCAACTTCCCAAATATCGAAATTTGTGGTGCTGAGGTCGCTTGGTATTTGGTTGGAGCGCTAAAGGATGTTTTTGGGCTAAATTACGATATGAGCAAATTTCTAGAGCTTTTAGCTATCGCGATAATCGCCGATATGATGGAGCTAAGAGATATGAATAGAATGCTCGTTCGCATGGGTATTTGCAAGCTAAATGCCTCGAAGCGCTCGGCATTTTGCGTCATAAAAGAGTTTTATGGCAAGGATAAATTTGAGTGCGATGATATCAGCTTTCTTATAGCGCCTCTTATAAATTCAGCCGGACGTATGGATGATGCGATGAATTCATTTAACTTCTTGCGTGCAAAGAGCATTGAAGAGGCTTACAACTACCTTGATACGATCATTGAGTTTAACAACTCCAGAAAAGAGGAGGAGCGCCAACTCTTTGAGTGCTCGCTAAAGGACGTAAAAGAGGACGATGAGGTCATCATCACTTGGGGAGAGCAGTGGCATGAAGGCGTGATAGGCATCGTGGCTAGCCGCCTTGCGAAGCACTTTGCAAAGCCAGCTATCGTCTTTAGCATCGATAAAGGTCGCGCAAAAGGCAGTGCTAGAAGCGTTGGTAAGCTTGATATCTTATCACTCATCGCAAGTCACGAAGATCTGCTAACAAGCTACGGCGGTCACAAAGGTGCAGCAGGGCTAACCCTTGCGCCTGAAAATTTGGAGAAATTTAAAGAGGCGATAAACAAAAGCTGCTCATGCCTAAATATGCAAGAGTGCAAAAGCTCAGATGAGCTACTTGGCGACATAATGCCAAGCGAGATCGACTTTGAACTACTTGAAATTTTGGAATTTTATGAGCCGTATGGACAGAAAAATCCGCGCCCAGTCTTTAAGATAAAAAATGCTCTTGTTAAAAACGAAAGACTTATAGGCAGGGATCAAAACCACTTAAAGCTCATCTTGCAAAAGGATAATAAAACACTTGAGGCTCTATTTTTTAACTTTACGAAACACGCTAGAGTAGGCGAGATGATAGATATTATCTTTTGTATATCAAAAAATTCATTCCGCGGACTCGTTACTCCACAGCTACTCATAAAAGAGATTTTATAA